A single Halarcobacter anaerophilus DNA region contains:
- a CDS encoding CBU_0592 family membrane protein: MDIFQFIGFIGMIFVVVAYFLLQTEKHKITSFTYQILNLIGAILLLISLLVHFNLGSFIIEIFWIAITLLGMYKNLRKTDEKSF, encoded by the coding sequence ATGGATATTTTTCAATTTATTGGATTTATCGGTATGATATTTGTGGTTGTTGCTTACTTTTTGTTACAAACTGAAAAACATAAAATAACTTCATTTACTTACCAGATATTAAATCTAATTGGTGCAATATTACTTCTTATTTCACTTTTGGTACATTTCAATCTGGGTTCATTTATTATAGAAATTTTTTGGATAGCAATAACACTTTTAGGAATGTATAAAAATTTAAGGAAAACAGATGAAAAATCTTTTTAA
- a CDS encoding MFS transporter, whose product MVKNLFKSREALLYIMTISMVFSTSAWMSLLNNFAIEAASFDGSQIGILQSLREIPGFLAFTVVIVIMFIAQQRLAYISMMLLGLGVILTGYFPNALGLYITTVIMSVGFHYLETLNQSLSLQWLSKAKAPIVLGKITAAKSFTSLIVFVLIYIMMKYYSVEYKYVYVFFGGVTFITGVLIWIFFEHFKDDVVQEKRIVLKKEYWLFYILTLFAGARRQIFIVFAAFLLVEKFGVDIHNMVALMFINAVLNIYFAPAIGKFISKFGERTTLRFEYLGLVIVFVSYAFVTNEYVAFGLYIIDHLLFSMAIALKTYFQKIADPKDIASASAVSFTINHIAAVFLPFVLGILWLYSSSLVFVIGASIAVLSFILSFLVPKNPMQGFETTLKEKKRLAV is encoded by the coding sequence ATGGTAAAAAATTTATTTAAATCAAGAGAAGCTTTGCTTTATATTATGACTATTTCAATGGTTTTTTCTACATCTGCTTGGATGAGTTTGTTAAATAATTTTGCAATAGAAGCTGCCTCTTTCGACGGTAGCCAAATAGGTATTTTGCAAAGTTTAAGAGAAATACCGGGATTTTTAGCTTTTACCGTTGTAATTGTTATTATGTTTATAGCCCAGCAAAGATTGGCATATATCTCTATGATGCTTTTAGGTTTGGGAGTTATCTTAACGGGATATTTTCCAAATGCTTTGGGACTTTATATTACGACTGTTATTATGTCTGTTGGATTTCACTATTTAGAGACTTTAAATCAATCTTTGTCTTTACAGTGGTTAAGTAAAGCAAAAGCTCCGATTGTTTTGGGAAAAATAACGGCTGCCAAATCTTTTACCTCTTTGATTGTTTTTGTTTTGATTTATATTATGATGAAATATTATTCTGTTGAGTATAAATATGTATATGTTTTTTTTGGCGGAGTAACTTTTATAACAGGAGTTTTAATCTGGATTTTTTTTGAACACTTTAAAGACGATGTGGTTCAAGAAAAAAGAATAGTTTTAAAAAAAGAGTATTGGCTTTTTTACATTTTAACACTTTTTGCTGGTGCTAGACGGCAGATTTTTATTGTGTTTGCAGCTTTCTTACTTGTAGAAAAGTTCGGTGTAGATATTCATAATATGGTTGCTTTAATGTTTATAAATGCAGTTTTAAATATCTATTTTGCTCCGGCAATAGGAAAATTTATCTCAAAATTCGGAGAGAGAACAACTTTAAGATTTGAGTATTTAGGTCTTGTTATAGTTTTCGTCTCTTACGCTTTTGTTACAAATGAATATGTGGCTTTTGGTCTTTATATTATTGATCATTTGCTTTTTTCTATGGCAATTGCTCTTAAAACATATTTTCAAAAAATTGCAGATCCTAAAGATATTGCAAGTGCAAGTGCGGTTTCCTTTACCATAAATCATATTGCAGCGGTATTTTTGCCTTTTGTTTTAGGAATACTTTGGTTATATTCAAGTTCTCTTGTTTTTGTTATTGGAGCAAGTATCGCTGTTTTGTCTTTTATTTTATCTTTTTTGGTTCCAAAAAATCCTATGCAAGGTTTTGAAACAACGTTAAAAGAGAAAAAAAGATTAGCTGTCTAA
- a CDS encoding LysR family transcriptional regulator — protein MDSNLLKIFVAVANNKSISLAAQELGFAQSNVTSRIKQLEKNLGHNLFHRIPKGVKLTFEGEKLYPHALEIIKKIENTILEMKSLEEQTILRIGSTESNAATRISPFLLKLHKKFPNMQLELVTGTTKDITNQLHDYKLDIAFISDKPKSSELLILNEFKEKIVLLEPKSEKIPNVILTFKKGCTYNEYLHNHYSDKGICSHRNFEFGSLETILSCVEAGMGRTLLPFNVVKKLGFTDKVKVSEVKELENIPTTLVCRKDCIPKISSYLKKFKI, from the coding sequence ATGGATTCAAATTTATTAAAAATTTTCGTGGCAGTTGCAAATAATAAAAGTATCTCTCTTGCAGCACAAGAGTTAGGTTTTGCTCAATCAAACGTAACTTCTAGGATAAAGCAGTTAGAGAAAAATCTGGGACATAATCTTTTCCATAGAATTCCAAAAGGCGTAAAACTTACTTTTGAAGGGGAAAAACTCTATCCTCACGCATTGGAGATTATAAAAAAAATAGAAAATACGATCTTAGAGATGAAATCTTTGGAGGAACAAACTATTTTAAGAATAGGTTCAACAGAATCAAATGCAGCAACAAGAATTTCACCTTTTTTATTAAAACTTCACAAAAAATTTCCCAATATGCAGTTAGAGCTTGTAACAGGTACTACAAAAGATATAACAAATCAGCTTCATGATTATAAACTGGATATTGCATTTATAAGCGACAAACCAAAAAGCAGCGAGCTTTTAATATTAAACGAGTTTAAAGAGAAAATCGTACTTTTAGAACCTAAAAGCGAAAAGATTCCTAATGTAATACTGACTTTTAAAAAAGGATGCACTTATAACGAATATCTTCATAACCACTATTCAGACAAAGGAATTTGTTCTCATAGAAATTTTGAATTCGGTAGTTTGGAAACTATTTTAAGCTGTGTGGAAGCGGGAATGGGTAGAACTCTTCTTCCTTTTAACGTAGTAAAAAAACTGGGCTTTACAGACAAAGTAAAAGTCTCAGAAGTCAAAGAGTTAGAAAATATTCCTACAACTCTTGTTTGTAGAAAAGATTGTATTCCCAAAATAAGTTCTTATCTAAAAAAATTTAAAATTTAG
- a CDS encoding YbfB/YjiJ family MFS transporter has protein sequence MNLLDRNKNSSIILAGILSIIVGLGVARFVFTSLLPPMLDDFLTITFAGVLASINFAGYLSGSIFATFIKDINTKVKYFRIGMIISVLSALVLAFSQNETLWAVSRIIAGFGSAMALVVGSAIVMTKLKMDNKTKAMGIHFSGIGFAIFTTDLISRLVLYFDGTWQEAWLILAVFGFFVSIYSVYILSFDKEIKQNVVKHKFDFSLFNPFMILLIMAYFTEGVGFVVQGTFLPDIINSLKGLEGYGSFTWTLVGLAGIPSCIVWMTLAHKFGSVNIIIVAMLTQIAGILISALTTNIYLNLFSGVLYGGTFVGLVALFMNLGGKIAGKNPVILMGALTTSYGIGQVVAPLYSVKLIELYGNYNSSLYLTAFIVFGGVIFLFISKKFATIEQKSI, from the coding sequence ATGAATCTCTTAGATAGAAATAAAAACAGTTCAATTATTTTAGCAGGAATTTTATCTATTATAGTAGGTTTGGGTGTAGCAAGATTTGTTTTTACTTCACTTCTGCCACCTATGCTTGATGATTTTTTGACTATTACTTTTGCAGGAGTTTTAGCCTCTATTAACTTTGCGGGATATTTATCAGGCTCTATTTTTGCAACTTTTATAAAAGATATTAATACAAAAGTAAAATATTTTAGAATAGGTATGATTATTTCTGTTTTATCTGCTTTAGTTTTAGCTTTTAGTCAAAATGAAACACTTTGGGCAGTTTCAAGAATTATTGCGGGGTTTGGATCTGCTATGGCATTAGTAGTAGGTTCTGCTATTGTTATGACAAAACTTAAAATGGATAATAAAACAAAAGCTATGGGAATACACTTTAGCGGAATCGGTTTTGCTATTTTTACTACGGATTTAATAAGTAGATTAGTTCTCTATTTTGACGGAACTTGGCAAGAAGCATGGCTTATATTGGCAGTTTTCGGTTTTTTTGTATCTATATATTCAGTTTATATACTTAGTTTTGATAAAGAGATTAAACAAAACGTGGTAAAACATAAATTCGATTTTTCTTTATTTAATCCTTTTATGATACTTCTGATTATGGCATATTTTACGGAAGGAGTAGGTTTTGTAGTTCAAGGTACGTTTTTACCCGATATTATCAATTCACTTAAAGGTTTAGAAGGTTATGGAAGTTTTACTTGGACTTTGGTTGGCTTAGCAGGAATTCCTTCTTGTATAGTATGGATGACATTGGCTCATAAATTTGGAAGCGTAAATATTATAATAGTTGCAATGCTTACCCAAATTGCGGGGATTCTAATCTCTGCACTTACGACAAATATATATTTAAATCTTTTTAGCGGAGTTTTATACGGTGGAACTTTTGTAGGTTTGGTTGCGCTTTTTATGAATTTAGGAGGGAAAATTGCAGGTAAGAATCCTGTTATATTAATGGGAGCTTTAACTACTTCTTACGGAATAGGGCAAGTTGTAGCGCCTTTATATAGCGTAAAGTTAATAGAGCTTTACGGAAATTATAATAGCTCTTTATATCTAACAGCTTTTATAGTTTTCGGCGGAGTTATTTTTCTTTTTATCTCAAAAAAATTTGCAACAATAGAACAAAAATCAATATAA
- a CDS encoding asparaginase domain-containing protein, which yields MNVTIINTGGTFNKRYNPIKGQLEVPKDNKALEKIIAACHNVDFELINVVSKDSLEMNDEDRQIIVQSVKNTKNDKIIIIHGTDTVHLTSALLKEEVKNKKIVFTGAMVPMSIDEVEATMNFSQALGFLSANIQNGTYISMHGVVVDCSKLVKNRELGQFLIQE from the coding sequence ATGAATGTAACTATTATAAATACAGGCGGAACTTTTAACAAAAGATATAATCCCATAAAAGGACAACTTGAAGTACCAAAAGACAATAAAGCTTTGGAAAAGATTATTGCAGCTTGTCATAACGTAGATTTTGAACTTATAAACGTAGTTTCAAAAGATAGTTTGGAAATGAACGATGAAGATAGACAGATAATAGTACAAAGTGTCAAAAATACGAAAAATGATAAAATTATAATTATTCATGGAACCGATACCGTTCATTTGACAAGTGCTTTATTAAAAGAAGAAGTAAAAAATAAAAAAATAGTTTTTACAGGAGCAATGGTTCCTATGAGTATAGATGAAGTGGAAGCTACAATGAATTTTTCTCAAGCCTTGGGCTTTTTAAGCGCAAATATCCAAAACGGTACATATATCTCTATGCACGGAGTTGTAGTCGATTGCTCAAAATTAGTAAAAAACAGGGAACTTGGACAGTTTTTAATTCAAGAGTAG
- a CDS encoding tautomerase family protein, with protein MPIINVKMTHEDGGATKEQKELLAEKLTNVFVEIFNRGEKTCVVTIDEVSTDNYAIAGKTITNIRNKK; from the coding sequence ATGCCGATTATAAATGTAAAAATGACTCATGAAGACGGTGGGGCAACAAAAGAACAAAAAGAACTTTTGGCAGAAAAACTTACAAATGTTTTTGTCGAAATTTTTAACAGAGGCGAAAAAACTTGTGTAGTTACAATAGATGAAGTTTCAACGGATAATTACGCAATCGCAGGTAAAACAATAACAAATATCAGAAATAAAAAGTAG
- the xth gene encoding exodeoxyribonuclease III yields the protein MTKYKFISWNVNGIRAVDRKEALKWVDEANIDLLGIQETKSTKEQIPNTIFDREYKTVFASQSAIKGRSGTALFTDIEPFFQSNCPSVDILDEGRINEIHFETTDKKIAFFNVYFPNGQSKEERLTYKMEFYDRFLEHCENLKKEGLSIIVCGDVNTAHTEIDLARPKANEETSGFLPMEREWITKFLEHGYIDTFRHINGEEPNNYSWWSYRANARANNVGWRIDYFYVSEDLKENIVNAYIMGEIMGSDHCPIALEIKL from the coding sequence ATGACAAAATATAAGTTCATCTCATGGAATGTAAACGGAATTAGAGCTGTTGATAGAAAAGAAGCCTTAAAATGGGTTGACGAAGCAAATATTGATTTACTTGGAATTCAAGAAACAAAATCTACAAAAGAGCAGATTCCTAATACGATTTTTGACAGAGAATATAAAACCGTATTTGCTTCACAATCGGCAATAAAAGGAAGAAGCGGAACAGCACTCTTTACTGATATAGAACCTTTTTTTCAATCAAACTGTCCTAGTGTTGATATTCTTGATGAAGGCAGAATAAATGAAATTCATTTTGAAACAACAGATAAAAAAATAGCTTTTTTCAATGTCTATTTTCCAAACGGTCAAAGCAAAGAGGAAAGATTAACTTATAAAATGGAGTTTTATGACAGATTTTTAGAACACTGCGAAAACTTAAAAAAAGAGGGACTCTCTATAATAGTTTGCGGTGACGTAAATACAGCTCATACAGAAATAGATCTTGCAAGACCCAAAGCAAATGAAGAGACTTCAGGCTTTTTACCTATGGAGCGAGAATGGATAACAAAATTTTTAGAGCACGGTTATATTGATACTTTTAGACATATAAACGGTGAGGAACCAAATAACTACAGCTGGTGGAGTTACAGAGCAAATGCAAGAGCAAATAACGTTGGCTGGAGAATCGACTATTTTTATGTAAGCGAAGATTTAAAAGAGAATATCGTAAATGCTTATATTATGGGTGAAATTATGGGAAGTGACCACTGCCCTATTGCACTTGAAATAAAGCTGTAA
- a CDS encoding TSUP family transporter, with protein sequence MIDEIVLGLITFFTSTVAGVVGLGGGMMLIAILPSFLPLNALIPVHGLTQMSSNLSRAVFGYKYVKLETIPKFLLGSICGIALFASILYFISLEFVPLFIGIYILLSLWSKKFNEKIKRYESYFLAGFFQTGLSIVVGATGPLTMTLLLKDYEDKHIVVATGAALMSITHTLKVFVFMFFGFVFFDYLGVLIAMIIGAVTGSYVGTKLRDKIEGKKFVLLLKVLLSALAVKLIIGLLW encoded by the coding sequence ATGATAGATGAAATCGTATTAGGACTTATTACTTTTTTTACTTCTACTGTTGCAGGAGTTGTAGGACTTGGTGGAGGCATGATGTTAATTGCAATTTTGCCTTCTTTTCTGCCTTTAAATGCTTTAATTCCAGTTCATGGTTTAACCCAAATGTCGAGTAATCTAAGCAGAGCAGTCTTTGGATATAAATATGTAAAACTAGAAACAATCCCTAAATTTCTTTTGGGTTCTATTTGCGGTATTGCTTTATTTGCTTCAATTTTATATTTTATCTCTTTAGAGTTTGTTCCTCTTTTTATAGGAATTTATATTCTTCTTTCTTTATGGAGTAAAAAGTTTAATGAAAAGATAAAAAGATATGAAAGTTACTTCTTAGCAGGTTTTTTTCAAACAGGACTTTCTATTGTTGTTGGAGCAACGGGTCCTTTAACTATGACTTTACTTTTAAAAGATTATGAGGATAAACATATTGTTGTAGCAACGGGAGCTGCTCTTATGAGTATAACCCACACTTTAAAAGTTTTTGTTTTTATGTTTTTCGGTTTTGTATTTTTTGATTATCTAGGAGTATTAATTGCTATGATAATAGGAGCGGTTACGGGAAGTTATGTTGGTACAAAACTAAGAGATAAAATAGAGGGTAAAAAGTTTGTACTTTTATTAAAAGTATTGCTTTCTGCATTGGCTGTTAAACTAATTATTGGATTATTATGGTAA
- a CDS encoding hybrid sensor histidine kinase/response regulator, whose amino-acid sequence MKERILNYFSDIFNNFNQTIGYLIFKKIFLGYIFLVLTLASYQIFSEYNKAQNELINDLKRIENLFIDDLTKAVMNNNKERIDKIIEIILKDDLISGITFEINKEKILRHKQNINSEDFVSYGYSIFDTAKNPRKYLASIQLFASKDIIKKESKKSIMLIIINILISVLMFWILVITYTNLYLTIPLKKLINGIKSFEEHEEERSHIKLQLNNLRELTVLADSFNKMSSKISEDIINLRQLTMIQNLQKKALEQANRAKDDFLANMSHELKTPLNSINLISSIMLKNKDKKLNEKEVKNLEIINRCGNDLLFLINDVLDISKLEAGKLELYYETIDVKELMYEIKDMFEPQVLEKDLEFKFEFDRKLELIYSDKQRIKQIVKNLLSNSLKFVHEGEIRLLIKDKEEYVEIIVSDDGIGIEKDKLETIFDRFKQVDGSTTRKYGGTGLGLAICRDLVGLFKGDIKIESEIDKGTTITVLIPKNLDQVNKCELQKEEEKLITKKAKKTKNETLDFLFDEELENKESKKKRSIAILNNDHLSYMSLVIELNKNYRVQQSASLKDFISKTKEEKFDLLIVDIDSVTKEQLRNYILEKEEKIILVSKEKTDIENQEIVEKPFDTNQMVNTILKRLDS is encoded by the coding sequence ATGAAAGAAAGAATTCTTAATTATTTTAGCGATATATTTAATAATTTTAATCAAACAATAGGTTATTTAATATTCAAAAAAATATTTTTAGGGTATATTTTTTTAGTACTTACTTTGGCAAGTTACCAAATCTTTTCAGAGTATAATAAAGCACAAAACGAGCTTATTAATGATTTAAAAAGAATTGAGAATCTTTTTATAGATGACTTGACTAAAGCCGTTATGAACAATAACAAAGAACGAATTGATAAAATTATAGAGATTATATTAAAAGATGATTTAATAAGCGGTATTACTTTTGAAATCAATAAAGAAAAAATTTTACGGCATAAACAAAATATCAACAGTGAAGATTTTGTAAGTTACGGTTATTCTATTTTTGATACGGCAAAAAATCCCAGAAAATATTTGGCAAGTATTCAACTTTTTGCAAGCAAAGATATAATAAAAAAAGAATCAAAAAAAAGTATTATGTTAATAATAATTAATATTTTAATAAGCGTATTAATGTTTTGGATTCTTGTAATTACATACACAAATTTATATCTTACAATACCTCTTAAAAAATTAATTAACGGTATTAAAAGCTTTGAAGAGCATGAAGAAGAGAGAAGTCATATTAAATTGCAATTAAACAATTTAAGAGAACTTACTGTTTTAGCTGATTCTTTTAATAAAATGTCAAGTAAAATCAGTGAAGATATTATCAACTTAAGACAGCTTACCATGATTCAAAACTTACAAAAAAAGGCGTTGGAACAAGCAAACAGAGCAAAAGATGATTTTCTTGCAAATATGAGTCATGAGTTAAAAACTCCGTTAAATTCAATAAACCTTATAAGTTCGATTATGCTTAAAAACAAAGATAAAAAATTAAATGAAAAAGAGGTTAAAAATTTAGAAATAATAAACAGATGCGGAAACGATTTACTTTTTTTAATAAATGATGTATTGGATATTTCCAAACTTGAAGCAGGAAAACTTGAGTTATATTATGAAACTATAGATGTAAAAGAGTTGATGTATGAGATAAAAGATATGTTTGAACCGCAAGTTTTAGAAAAAGATTTGGAGTTTAAATTTGAGTTTGATAGAAAACTAGAGCTTATTTACAGCGATAAACAAAGAATAAAACAGATAGTTAAAAATCTTTTAAGCAACTCATTAAAGTTTGTTCATGAAGGAGAAATTAGACTTTTAATAAAAGATAAAGAAGAGTATGTAGAAATCATTGTAAGTGATGACGGTATAGGAATAGAAAAAGATAAATTAGAAACAATTTTTGACAGATTTAAACAAGTTGACGGAAGCACAACAAGAAAATACGGAGGAACAGGCTTAGGCTTGGCTATTTGTAGAGATTTGGTTGGGCTATTTAAAGGTGATATAAAAATTGAGAGTGAGATAGATAAAGGAACAACTATAACGGTTTTAATTCCAAAAAATTTAGATCAGGTAAATAAATGTGAACTACAAAAAGAGGAAGAAAAACTTATTACAAAAAAAGCTAAAAAAACAAAAAACGAAACTCTTGATTTTCTTTTTGATGAAGAGCTGGAAAATAAAGAGAGCAAAAAGAAAAGAAGTATTGCAATTTTAAATAATGACCACCTATCATATATGAGTTTGGTAATAGAGTTAAATAAAAATTACAGAGTACAACAAAGCGCATCACTAAAAGATTTCATATCAAAAACAAAAGAAGAGAAATTTGATCTTTTAATTGTAGATATCGATTCTGTTACAAAAGAGCAGTTAAGAAACTATATTTTAGAAAAAGAAGAGAAAATAATTTTAGTCTCAAAAGAGAAAACAGATATAGAAAATCAAGAGATTGTAGAAAAACCATTTGATACAAATCAAATGGTTAATACAATCTTAAAAAGATTAGACAGCTAA